From the genome of Chromatiales bacterium, one region includes:
- the gspD gene encoding type II secretion system secretin GspD translates to MPVGEVIKIVPDANARQGPVPTVSEASPGTGDELVTRVLQIRHVPAAQLVPILRPLVPQQGHLAAYPATNVLVISDRAANIDRLVEIVRRIDRSESEEIEVIQLRHASAGEIVRIVNSLSQSEQPGQGAPGKPILAADDRTNSILLSGDRPARLRIRGLIAHLDTPLEAYGGTQVIFLKYAKAEELVAVLQGTAKSQQQQGQQAKPPASSQEIDIQADQTNNALIITAPADMQRNIASVVRQLDIPRAQVLVEAVIAEVSTDLSRDLGVAWAVDGTERGDDSGPVAVSNVGGLAETALSVARGTATPPVGLLLGVGDLRDGRTNWAMVLRALAGDAATNILSTPTLVTTDNEEAEIVVGQNVPFVTGSYTTTGTTGSVTNPFQTIQRQDVGLSLRVTPQVNEGNRIKLAIEQEVSSIASSAASAADLITNKRALRTTVTVEDGQILVLGGLIEDSFRDRQEKVPLLGDIPLLGRLFRYDSTQKIKQNLMVFIHPAIIKDSVEAGEYTNRKYDYLRARQLEAGIGERGLIRDSRAVFPDLEELVTQLPPPEVLRPKETGLEDILTTPRIEP, encoded by the coding sequence GTGCCGGTAGGGGAGGTCATCAAGATCGTGCCCGATGCCAATGCCCGCCAGGGGCCGGTCCCCACGGTCAGCGAGGCCAGTCCCGGCACCGGCGACGAACTCGTCACGCGTGTGCTGCAGATCCGGCATGTACCCGCCGCACAGCTCGTACCCATCCTGCGCCCGCTGGTCCCCCAGCAGGGCCACCTGGCCGCCTACCCCGCGACCAACGTCCTGGTAATCTCGGATCGTGCCGCCAACATCGACCGCCTGGTCGAGATCGTGCGCCGTATCGATCGCTCCGAGAGCGAGGAGATCGAGGTAATACAGCTGCGACATGCCTCGGCCGGCGAGATCGTGCGCATCGTGAATTCCCTGAGCCAGAGCGAGCAGCCTGGCCAGGGTGCACCCGGCAAACCGATCCTGGCCGCCGACGACCGTACCAACTCCATCCTGCTGTCCGGCGACCGCCCGGCGCGCCTGCGCATCCGGGGACTGATCGCCCACCTCGACACCCCGCTCGAGGCCTATGGCGGCACCCAGGTCATCTTCCTCAAGTATGCCAAGGCAGAGGAGCTGGTCGCGGTACTGCAGGGCACGGCCAAGTCCCAGCAGCAACAGGGGCAGCAGGCCAAGCCGCCGGCTTCCAGCCAGGAGATCGACATCCAGGCCGACCAGACCAACAACGCACTGATCATTACCGCCCCCGCCGACATGCAGCGCAACATCGCCTCGGTGGTGCGCCAGCTCGACATTCCGCGTGCCCAGGTGCTGGTCGAGGCGGTCATTGCCGAGGTCTCTACCGATTTGTCGCGCGATCTCGGCGTGGCCTGGGCGGTGGACGGCACGGAGCGCGGCGACGATAGCGGTCCGGTTGCCGTGAGCAACGTCGGCGGTCTTGCCGAGACGGCCCTGAGTGTGGCGCGCGGCACCGCCACCCCGCCGGTGGGCCTGTTGCTCGGCGTCGGCGATCTGCGCGACGGGCGCACCAACTGGGCAATGGTGCTGCGCGCCCTGGCCGGCGATGCCGCCACCAACATCCTCTCCACGCCAACGCTGGTGACCACCGACAACGAGGAGGCCGAGATCGTGGTCGGGCAGAACGTGCCCTTCGTCACCGGCAGCTACACCACCACCGGCACCACCGGCTCCGTCACCAACCCCTTCCAGACCATCCAGCGCCAGGATGTGGGGCTGAGTCTGCGCGTCACGCCCCAGGTCAATGAGGGCAACCGGATCAAGCTCGCCATCGAACAGGAGGTCTCCAGCATCGCCAGTTCTGCGGCCTCGGCCGCCGACCTGATCACCAACAAGCGGGCCCTGCGCACCACCGTTACCGTCGAGGACGGACAGATCCTCGTCCTCGGCGGGCTGATCGAGGACAGCTTCCGCGACCGGCAGGAAAAGGTGCCGCTGCTCGGCGATATCCCGCTGCTCGGGCGGCTGTTCCGCTACGACAGCACCCAGAAGATCAAGCAGAACCTGATGGTCTTCATTCATCCCGCGATCATCAAGGACTCGGTAGAGGCGGGTGAATACACCAACCGCAAGTACGACTACCTGCGCGCCCGCCAGCTCGAGGCGGGGATTGGCGAGCGCGGCCTGATCCGCGACTCCCGGGCGGTATTCCCCGACCTGGAGGAACTGGTGACCCAGCTGCCGCCGCCCGAGGTACTGCGCCCGAAGGAAACCGGACTCGAGGACATTCTGACCACGCCACGCATCGAGCCCTGA
- the gspF gene encoding type II secretion system inner membrane protein GspF yields MPAFAYTALKPTGRKERGVMEGDNAHQVRQLLREGGLTPLDVSPVERREQPAGIGGHLWRKKMTAADLALFTRQLATLLHAGSPLEEALATISRQTHRRSVKGIILAVRARVVEGHPLASGLADYPQAFPELYRATVAAGEESGYLDAVLERLADYTESRQSMHQRLVQAMLYPALLSIMALAVLAGLLGFVVPKVVEVFDNLGQELPLLTRALLASSDIARDWGIVLLIAAALLIAGFFRLMRRPAFRHRVHALQLRLPLFGALVRGLNAARFARTLSILAASGVPILQALQISAQVISNLPMRTAVEQVAVRVREGTAIHRALEDAGHFPPMTIHLIASGESSGELDNMLERAATQQERETDATIAMALGVFEPLLIIAMGGVVLLIVLAILLPIFESQQMFG; encoded by the coding sequence ATGCCCGCCTTCGCATACACCGCACTCAAACCCACCGGCCGCAAGGAACGCGGCGTGATGGAGGGGGACAATGCCCACCAGGTGCGCCAGCTGCTGCGCGAAGGCGGGCTCACGCCGCTGGATGTCAGCCCGGTGGAACGGCGCGAGCAGCCTGCGGGGATCGGCGGGCACCTGTGGCGCAAGAAGATGACGGCCGCCGACCTGGCGCTGTTCACCCGACAGCTCGCGACGCTGCTGCATGCCGGCTCGCCTCTCGAGGAGGCGCTGGCCACCATCTCGCGACAGACGCATCGGCGCAGCGTGAAAGGCATCATCCTGGCCGTGCGGGCCCGCGTGGTGGAAGGCCACCCACTGGCGAGCGGGCTGGCCGATTACCCGCAGGCCTTTCCCGAGCTCTATCGCGCCACGGTCGCCGCCGGCGAGGAGTCGGGCTATCTCGATGCGGTACTCGAACGCCTGGCCGACTACACCGAATCACGCCAGAGCATGCATCAGCGGCTGGTACAGGCCATGCTCTATCCAGCCCTGCTCAGCATCATGGCGCTCGCGGTCCTCGCCGGCCTGCTCGGTTTCGTGGTGCCCAAGGTGGTCGAGGTCTTCGACAACCTGGGACAGGAACTCCCGCTGCTCACCCGCGCACTGCTCGCCAGCAGCGACATTGCCCGCGACTGGGGGATTGTGCTGCTGATCGCCGCCGCCCTGCTGATTGCAGGCTTCTTCCGGCTGATGAGGCGCCCGGCCTTCCGTCACCGCGTCCATGCACTGCAGCTGCGCCTGCCGCTGTTCGGCGCACTGGTACGCGGTCTCAATGCCGCCCGTTTTGCGCGCACCCTGAGCATCCTCGCCGCCAGTGGCGTACCGATCCTGCAGGCGCTGCAGATCTCGGCCCAGGTAATCAGCAACCTGCCGATGCGCACTGCGGTCGAGCAGGTTGCCGTCAGGGTGCGGGAAGGCACGGCCATTCACCGCGCCCTCGAGGACGCGGGGCACTTCCCGCCCATGACCATTCATCTCATCGCCAGCGGTGAAAGCAGTGGCGAACTGGACAACATGCTGGAGCGCGCTGCCACCCAGCAGGAACGCGAGACCGACGCCACGATCGCCATGGCACTCGGCGTATTCGAGCCGCTGCTGATCATCGCCATGGGCGGTGTGGTGCTATTGATCGTACTGGCCATTCTGCTGCCCATCTTCGAAAGCCAGCAGATGTTCGGCTAA
- the gspE gene encoding type II secretion system ATPase GspE, producing MSAAADTSSGTSQRPPYGFARRHGLLVERAADGAFIIYHRDRPKPRLIAELRRFLGQPIELRPIDAAQFDTRLAELYQLADDGAQAMMSDLGEELDLNSVAASLPEPEDLLESEDDAPIIRLINAILTQAVKENASDIHIESFEDRLVVRLRVDGVLHEILEPPRALGPLITSRIKVMARLDIAEKRLPQDGRISLKVAGHPIDVRVSTLPSGYGERIVLRLLDKQAGRLELGRLGMDPQTHERLRELIAKPHGILLVTGPTGSGKTTTLYAALAHLNDSSRNILTVEDPIEYFIDGIGQTQVNSKVDMSFARGLRAILRQDPDVVMVGEIRDIETVHIAIQASLTGHLVFSTLHTNTAVGAITRLRDMGVEPYLLASTLLGMLAQRLVRTLCRQCRQPYPADTTECGLLKADPQDPPTLYRAVGCPECNHTGYSGRTGIYELVPVDSTLRRLIHDGAAEHALERHARDIAPSIRQDGLRRVLAGDTTLEEVLRVTREDE from the coding sequence ATGAGCGCAGCCGCCGACACTTCAAGCGGGACATCTCAACGCCCGCCCTATGGCTTCGCCAGGCGTCATGGCCTGCTGGTGGAGCGGGCAGCCGATGGCGCGTTCATCATTTATCATCGCGACCGGCCGAAACCACGCCTGATCGCGGAGCTGCGCCGCTTCCTCGGCCAGCCGATAGAGCTCCGCCCCATCGATGCCGCGCAATTCGACACCCGCCTGGCGGAGCTCTATCAGCTGGCCGATGACGGTGCGCAGGCCATGATGAGCGACCTGGGTGAGGAGCTCGACCTGAACAGCGTCGCGGCCTCCCTGCCGGAACCGGAGGACCTGCTCGAATCCGAGGATGACGCCCCCATCATTCGCCTCATCAACGCCATCCTCACCCAGGCCGTCAAGGAAAATGCCTCGGACATCCATATCGAGAGTTTCGAGGACCGTCTGGTGGTGCGCCTGCGCGTCGATGGCGTGCTGCATGAGATCCTCGAACCACCGCGCGCCCTCGGTCCGCTGATCACCTCGCGTATCAAGGTCATGGCGCGGCTCGACATCGCCGAAAAACGTCTGCCACAGGACGGGCGCATCTCGCTCAAGGTCGCCGGGCATCCAATCGATGTGCGCGTCTCCACCCTGCCGTCGGGGTACGGAGAACGCATCGTGCTGCGCCTGCTCGACAAGCAGGCCGGCCGGCTCGAACTCGGTCGCCTGGGCATGGACCCGCAAACCCATGAACGCCTCAGGGAGCTCATCGCCAAACCCCACGGGATACTGCTCGTCACCGGCCCCACCGGCTCCGGCAAGACCACCACGCTGTACGCAGCACTGGCTCACCTGAACGACAGCAGCCGCAATATCCTGACGGTGGAAGACCCCATCGAGTACTTCATCGACGGCATCGGCCAGACCCAGGTCAACAGCAAGGTCGATATGAGCTTTGCCCGGGGGCTGCGCGCCATCCTGCGCCAGGACCCGGACGTGGTCATGGTTGGCGAGATCCGTGACATCGAAACCGTACACATCGCCATCCAGGCGAGCCTCACCGGCCACCTGGTGTTTTCCACCCTGCATACCAACACGGCCGTGGGCGCGATCACCCGACTGCGGGACATGGGCGTGGAGCCCTATCTGCTCGCCTCCACACTGCTCGGCATGCTTGCCCAACGGCTCGTTCGCACCCTCTGCAGGCAGTGTCGCCAACCCTACCCGGCGGACACCACGGAATGCGGGCTGCTCAAGGCGGACCCGCAGGACCCGCCGACCCTTTACCGTGCCGTCGGCTGCCCGGAGTGCAATCACACCGGTTACAGCGGCCGCACCGGCATCTACGAGCTGGTCCCCGTCGACTCGACATTACGCCGCCTGATTCACGACGGCGCGGCCGAACATGCGCTGGAACGGCATGCCCGCGACATCGCCCCCAGCATCCGGCAGGACGGCCTGCGCCGCGTACTGGCCGGTGACACCACGCTGGAAGAAGTGCTGCGCGTGACACGCGAAGACGAGTAG
- the gspC gene encoding type II secretion system protein GspC, with protein MTSTQFSNWLRHEPWLFRLAVLAVLILLARTLSGLTWQLVTPHPPIEVVMPAPTPAETSRVQAQNPAIPLALKHLFGTAEVLGDTPADAPETRLDLKLVGVFATGDASALAIIIPGQRQATLYGVGDTLPGNATLRSVYPDRVILERNGQLETLKLPLETLDSALGIGGPNAAEMTQDNVAIQLQRYRNDALRNPARLAESIAADPVMDGDRMIGYRLTPRQPLPLFEQAGLRPGDVVTEVNGIALNRPEAGVTVLRQLATASVLNVTVLRDGSIQTIQASIGK; from the coding sequence ATGACGTCCACGCAATTCAGCAACTGGCTGCGCCACGAACCCTGGCTGTTCCGCCTGGCAGTGCTGGCCGTGCTGATCCTGCTGGCCAGGACCCTGTCCGGTTTGACCTGGCAACTCGTCACCCCCCACCCGCCGATCGAAGTCGTCATGCCGGCACCTACGCCGGCAGAGACCTCCCGTGTCCAGGCGCAGAACCCGGCCATCCCGCTGGCACTCAAGCACCTGTTCGGCACCGCCGAGGTCCTGGGCGACACGCCGGCCGACGCACCGGAGACCCGGCTCGACCTGAAGCTCGTCGGCGTCTTTGCCACCGGCGACGCCTCCGCCCTGGCGATCATCATCCCGGGCCAGCGGCAGGCGACCCTGTACGGCGTCGGCGATACCCTGCCGGGCAATGCCACACTGCGATCGGTCTATCCCGACCGCGTCATTCTCGAGCGTAACGGCCAGCTGGAAACCCTGAAACTGCCGCTGGAGACACTCGACAGCGCACTGGGTATCGGCGGCCCCAATGCGGCCGAAATGACACAGGACAATGTCGCGATCCAGTTACAGCGCTATCGTAACGACGCCTTGCGCAACCCGGCACGCCTGGCCGAGTCCATCGCCGCCGACCCGGTGATGGACGGCGACCGCATGATCGGCTATCGCCTGACACCGAGGCAGCCCTTGCCGCTGTTCGAGCAGGCGGGCCTCAGGCCGGGCGACGTGGTCACCGAGGTCAACGGCATCGCACTGAACAGGCCGGAGGCCGGTGTCACCGTGCTGCGCCAGCTGGCCACGGCCAGCGTGCTCAACGTGACGGTGCTGCGCGATGGATCGATACAAACCATACAGGCCAGTATCGGCAAGTAA